In Candidatus Omnitrophota bacterium, a single genomic region encodes these proteins:
- a CDS encoding diguanylate cyclase, whose product MPEDINILVVEDDKKAAQLLESTLQPLGYRVWLAHDPKEGLELLRSNVFPVVITELHCAKMSGIQFIREAIKISPSTNIIVATLYSLIAPAIEAMEAGAYGYITKPLHSSEIRILTERAVERFILLSSRDDKEYFIDLAVCDGLTGLFNRRYFNELIAMEFNRIKRVPATFSLLMLDIDNFKNYNDTQGHQAGDALLKEAAKVFKKSARAVDVVCRYGGEEFVIMLPHTDKDGAQVIAQRLCTQVSIYLPTTVSIGVATVPDDADEANQLIAKADSALYQAKKNGKNTFCVA is encoded by the coding sequence ATGCCGGAAGATATAAACATACTTGTTGTTGAGGACGATAAAAAGGCGGCGCAATTACTGGAATCAACGTTACAGCCTTTGGGTTACAGGGTGTGGCTTGCCCATGACCCCAAGGAGGGGCTTGAGCTTCTGCGTTCAAATGTATTTCCTGTTGTTATAACGGAACTGCATTGCGCCAAGATGAGCGGTATCCAGTTTATCCGCGAGGCCATAAAGATAAGCCCTTCCACGAATATTATCGTTGCAACGCTGTATTCATTGATTGCCCCCGCTATTGAAGCGATGGAGGCGGGCGCTTACGGTTATATCACAAAGCCCCTGCATAGTTCCGAGATACGCATACTTACCGAGAGGGCTGTTGAGAGGTTTATACTGCTTTCGTCAAGGGACGATAAGGAATATTTTATTGACCTTGCCGTATGCGACGGGCTTACGGGATTATTTAACCGCAGGTATTTTAATGAATTGATAGCCATGGAGTTTAACCGCATAAAACGCGTTCCCGCCACGTTTTCCCTGCTGATGCTTGACATAGATAATTTTAAAAATTATAATGATACGCAGGGCCATCAGGCGGGCGACGCCCTGCTTAAAGAGGCGGCCAAGGTTTTTAAAAAATCGGCAAGGGCGGTTGATGTTGTGTGCCGTTACGGCGGTGAGGAATTCGTAATCATGCTTCCGCATACTGATAAAGACGGCGCGCAAGTGATAGCGCAAAGGCTGTGCACGCAGGTCAGTATTTATCTTCCAACCACGGTGAGCATAGGGGTGGCCACGGTCCCCGATGATGCCGATGAGGCAAACCAGCTTATCGCGAAGGCCGACAGCGCTTTATATCAGGCCAAGAAAAACGGCAAAAACACGTTCTGTGTGGCATAA
- a CDS encoding ATP synthase F0 subunit C: MDILELMVAMFLSTAGPSAVIAFMGYGAVKAVARNPSASSRIFTAMMLAFIFAEAMAILALLVLYNLFAG, from the coding sequence ATGGATATACTTGAATTGATGGTCGCGATGTTTTTAAGCACTGCCGGGCCTTCCGCTGTCATAGCGTTTATGGGTTATGGGGCGGTCAAGGCGGTAGCGCGCAATCCTTCGGCGAGCTCAAGGATATTTACCGCGATGATGCTCGCTTTTATTTTCGCGGAAGCTATGGCGATACTGGCGCTTTTGGTATTATATAATCTATTCGCGGGATAA